The Clostridiaceae bacterium HFYG-1003 genome includes a window with the following:
- a CDS encoding toxic anion resistance protein encodes MPDEITLQSLAKSSAKAQTAQVEKEQEIAKLTQQVERITPAEREKIEEIKNNIDLMDSQMTEQYGVSAQKNIAQFSETILAQIKSKDAGYVGDIMVDLMTKVRDADVDGEDDSFLKKIPFLNKLTNNTEKYMARFQTLETQIDKIESELDKARMGLLKDIGVLDNLYQKNVEYFNDLQLYIFAGEEKLKDLRDVTLPRLRQEALESNDSMASQLINDFENTVNRFEKKVHDLKLSKTLAIQTAPQIKLIQNNDKALVDKIQTAILNTIPLWKSQVVIALSLSKQKAGLEMQRSVTTTTNELLRKNSEMLKTNTIEVAKESERGIVELETLKKVNDDLITTIDETLKIQKEGQARRLAAEQELLKIEDTLKQSLLKSVTGGPTTQAEPAVEKQGSYPGSKTDSYDTSRVESLLNKKVVDAEITEEDK; translated from the coding sequence ATGCCAGACGAAATCACCTTGCAAAGCTTAGCCAAAAGCAGTGCCAAGGCCCAAACTGCCCAAGTCGAAAAAGAACAGGAAATTGCCAAGCTGACCCAGCAGGTCGAGCGCATTACCCCGGCTGAACGGGAAAAGATCGAAGAGATCAAGAACAACATTGACCTGATGGATTCTCAGATGACCGAGCAGTATGGTGTCAGCGCTCAGAAAAACATTGCTCAGTTCTCTGAAACCATCCTCGCTCAGATCAAGAGCAAGGATGCCGGCTATGTCGGCGATATCATGGTGGACCTGATGACGAAAGTCCGGGATGCCGATGTCGACGGCGAAGATGACAGCTTCCTGAAAAAAATCCCGTTCCTGAACAAACTGACCAATAATACCGAGAAGTACATGGCTCGCTTCCAGACACTGGAAACTCAGATCGACAAAATCGAATCCGAACTGGACAAAGCCCGCATGGGACTGCTCAAGGATATCGGCGTCCTGGACAACCTCTATCAGAAGAACGTCGAATATTTCAATGATCTCCAGCTGTACATTTTTGCCGGCGAGGAAAAATTGAAGGATCTGCGGGATGTCACGCTCCCCCGCCTGCGTCAGGAAGCGCTGGAATCCAACGATTCCATGGCCAGCCAGCTGATCAACGACTTTGAGAACACGGTCAACCGGTTTGAAAAGAAAGTCCACGACCTGAAACTGTCCAAAACTTTGGCAATTCAGACCGCCCCCCAGATCAAGCTGATCCAGAACAACGACAAGGCCCTGGTCGACAAGATCCAGACCGCCATCCTCAACACCATCCCCCTGTGGAAATCCCAGGTTGTCATCGCACTGTCCCTGTCCAAGCAAAAAGCCGGACTCGAAATGCAGCGCAGCGTCACAACAACGACCAATGAGCTGCTGCGGAAGAATTCAGAGATGCTGAAAACCAATACGATTGAAGTGGCCAAGGAATCCGAACGCGGCATCGTGGAACTGGAAACCTTGAAGAAAGTGAACGACGACCTCATTACCACCATTGATGAAACCCTGAAGATTCAGAAAGAAGGACAGGCCCGCCGTCTGGCTGCCGAACAGGAACTCCTCAAGATCGAAGATACCTTGAAGCAGAGCCTGCTGAAATCCGTCACGGGCGGCCCCACCACCCAGGCTGAACCCGCTGTGGAAAAACAGGGATCCTATCCAGGCTCCAAAACGGACAGCTACGATACCTCCCGGGTTGAGTCCCTGCTCAATAAGAAGGTAGTCGACGCCGAGATTACTGAAGAAGATAAGTAA
- a CDS encoding 5-bromo-4-chloroindolyl phosphate hydrolysis family protein, with the protein MNRQMKTLFGVLVPPLLVFVLTLFILRIDLASTLLLTSVTLLVTLISARARRNQYPTLDAIDGKMEAELNALMKQGQTDMDQVLFVAKHVKSKPVADNAMELYRLGEKIMEYLKRNPHKITKARRFFGYYLDTARDILSKYHEFEITGIQSQEVDNIEVKTSGALLTLQDAFKKQYIQLASNELIDIEADIDLLQKTNPPDQP; encoded by the coding sequence ATGAACCGTCAAATGAAAACCCTGTTCGGGGTGCTCGTGCCCCCGCTGCTCGTTTTTGTCCTCACCTTGTTCATCCTGCGGATTGATCTCGCCAGTACGCTGCTTTTGACCTCTGTCACGCTCCTGGTTACTCTGATCTCAGCCCGCGCCCGCCGGAACCAGTACCCCACTCTGGACGCGATCGACGGAAAAATGGAAGCTGAGCTGAACGCCTTAATGAAACAGGGTCAGACCGATATGGACCAGGTCCTGTTTGTTGCAAAGCACGTCAAGTCCAAACCGGTGGCCGACAACGCCATGGAACTGTACCGACTTGGCGAGAAGATCATGGAATACCTGAAGCGAAACCCCCATAAGATCACAAAGGCACGCCGCTTCTTCGGATATTACCTTGATACGGCCAGAGACATTCTGTCCAAGTATCATGAATTTGAGATCACCGGAATCCAGTCCCAGGAAGTGGACAACATCGAGGTCAAGACCTCCGGTGCGCTCCTCACCCTGCAGGATGCCTTTAAAAAGCAGTATATTCAGTTAGCCAGCAATGAACTGATCGATATCGAAGCGGACATTGATCTGCTGCAAAAAACCAATCCGCCGGATCAGCCGTAA
- the clpB gene encoding ATP-dependent chaperone ClpB — translation MDYEKYTKNTIGVLNNALNSCVENGNSQIEDIHLLWGLVKDEDSLINNIFRKMGISTPNFQRDVKAMIDRKPKVSGQSQPGISQGSNKIMLEAENHAKKMGDQYVSVEHILMALFSTYAQDVKSVFAKYDLALDKFMMQLKEVRGSQRVTTDDPESTYEALQRFSTDLTELARQNKLDPVIGRDEEIRHAIRILSRKTKNNPVLIGEPGVGKTAVVEGMAQRIIKGDVPENLKEVRIFSLNIGSLLAGSKYRGEFEERLKAILDEIRQAQGSIILFIDEIHNIVGAGKTEGSMDAGNMLKPMLARGELRCIGATTLDEYREYIEKDSALERRFQPVMIDEPTVEETIAILRGLKERYEIFHGVTIMDTALIEAAVLSSRYISDRFLPDKAIDLVDEACALIKTELNSMPTELDAIRRDIMVLEIEEASVRKETDEGSQRRLKELQKEISDQKEEFKRLKAKWEEEKSSIDRVNDLKEEIEQINFQIAEAERAYDLNKAAELKYGRLPQAIQKLEQAQQETSSKEAATLLREKVTPEEIAKIVSRWTGIPVSRMLEGERQKLLQLEEILHQRVIGQDEAVAKVTEAILRSRAGIKDPKRPIGSFLFLGPTGVGKTELAKTLAEVLFDSETNMVRIDMSEYMEKHTVARLIGAPPGYIGYEEGGQLTEAVRRKPYSVILFDEIEKAHRDVFNILLQVLDDGRITDSQGRTVDFKNTIIILTSNIGSQYLIEGMDAIGNLRPEATQQVMAELRASFRPEFLNRLDEIVMYKPLTMPEISRIMDLMLAEIGRRLEDKNITLKLSPQARDLIVKEGYNPVYGARPLRRYLQGSVETLLARAIISGEVDQNKDILFTVKDGTLTMEVQERTPIQ, via the coding sequence ATGGATTACGAAAAATATACCAAGAATACCATCGGTGTTTTGAATAACGCGCTGAACAGCTGCGTTGAAAACGGCAATTCGCAGATTGAAGATATTCATCTGCTCTGGGGGCTGGTCAAGGATGAGGACAGCCTGATCAATAACATTTTCCGGAAAATGGGAATTTCGACGCCCAATTTCCAGCGGGACGTCAAAGCCATGATTGACCGCAAGCCCAAAGTGTCAGGCCAAAGTCAGCCAGGGATCTCCCAGGGATCGAACAAGATCATGCTGGAAGCGGAAAACCACGCCAAAAAAATGGGGGATCAGTACGTCAGCGTGGAGCATATCCTGATGGCGCTGTTCTCCACGTATGCACAGGACGTCAAGTCGGTGTTTGCCAAGTATGACCTGGCGCTGGACAAGTTCATGATGCAGCTCAAGGAAGTCCGGGGCAGCCAGCGGGTGACGACGGACGACCCGGAATCAACCTATGAAGCGCTTCAGCGCTTTTCCACCGATCTGACGGAGCTGGCCCGGCAGAACAAACTGGATCCGGTCATTGGCCGCGATGAGGAAATCCGGCACGCCATCCGGATTCTATCCCGCAAGACTAAGAATAACCCGGTCCTCATCGGTGAGCCTGGCGTCGGCAAAACCGCAGTGGTGGAAGGCATGGCTCAACGAATCATCAAAGGCGATGTTCCGGAAAATCTGAAAGAAGTCCGCATTTTTTCGCTGAACATCGGCAGTCTGCTCGCCGGTTCCAAATACCGGGGTGAATTTGAAGAACGGCTCAAGGCGATTCTGGATGAAATTCGGCAGGCTCAGGGCTCCATTATCCTGTTTATCGATGAAATCCACAACATCGTAGGTGCCGGCAAGACCGAGGGCTCCATGGATGCGGGCAATATGCTCAAGCCCATGCTGGCTCGGGGCGAGCTGCGCTGCATTGGCGCTACGACCCTGGATGAATACCGGGAATACATTGAGAAGGATTCCGCGCTGGAGCGGCGCTTCCAGCCGGTCATGATCGATGAGCCCACCGTGGAGGAGACGATTGCCATTCTGCGCGGACTGAAGGAACGGTATGAGATCTTTCATGGAGTGACCATCATGGACACGGCTCTGATTGAGGCCGCGGTCCTGTCCAGCCGCTACATCAGCGACCGGTTTCTGCCCGACAAAGCCATCGATCTGGTGGACGAGGCCTGCGCGCTGATCAAGACTGAGCTGAACTCGATGCCGACGGAACTGGATGCCATCCGGCGCGATATCATGGTCCTGGAAATTGAGGAAGCCTCCGTGCGCAAGGAAACCGATGAAGGTTCCCAGCGCCGGCTGAAGGAACTGCAGAAGGAGATCTCTGACCAGAAGGAGGAGTTCAAACGGCTGAAGGCGAAGTGGGAAGAAGAAAAGTCCTCCATCGACCGGGTCAATGACCTGAAGGAAGAGATTGAGCAGATAAACTTCCAGATCGCAGAGGCGGAACGCGCCTACGATCTGAACAAAGCAGCGGAGCTCAAGTACGGCCGGCTGCCCCAGGCCATACAGAAGCTGGAGCAGGCTCAGCAGGAGACTAGTTCCAAGGAAGCCGCCACGCTGCTTCGGGAGAAAGTGACCCCGGAGGAAATCGCGAAAATTGTATCCCGCTGGACCGGCATCCCGGTTTCCCGGATGCTGGAAGGCGAACGGCAAAAACTTCTGCAGCTGGAGGAAATCCTGCATCAGCGGGTCATCGGCCAGGATGAAGCGGTGGCCAAGGTTACCGAAGCAATCCTGCGGTCCCGGGCCGGGATCAAAGATCCCAAACGACCGATTGGTTCATTCCTGTTCCTGGGTCCGACGGGCGTCGGAAAGACGGAGCTGGCCAAAACACTGGCCGAAGTGCTGTTTGATTCCGAGACCAATATGGTTCGGATCGACATGTCCGAGTATATGGAGAAGCACACCGTGGCCCGGCTCATCGGGGCCCCTCCCGGATACATCGGCTACGAAGAAGGCGGTCAGCTCACGGAAGCCGTCCGGCGCAAACCCTATTCCGTGATCCTGTTTGACGAAATCGAGAAAGCGCACCGCGATGTCTTCAATATTCTGCTGCAGGTGCTGGACGATGGGCGCATTACCGACTCCCAGGGTCGAACCGTTGATTTCAAGAACACGATCATCATTCTGACCTCCAACATCGGGTCCCAATACCTTATTGAGGGAATGGACGCCATCGGCAATCTGAGACCGGAGGCTACCCAGCAGGTCATGGCAGAACTGCGCGCTTCCTTCCGGCCGGAATTCCTCAACCGGCTGGATGAAATCGTCATGTACAAGCCGCTGACCATGCCGGAGATCAGCCGGATCATGGACCTGATGCTCGCCGAGATCGGCCGGCGCCTGGAGGACAAGAACATCACGCTGAAGCTCTCGCCCCAGGCCAGAGACCTCATCGTGAAGGAGGGGTATAATCCGGTATACGGAGCCCGGCCTCTGCGCCGCTACCTGCAGGGAAGCGTAGAAACCCTCCTCGCCCGGGCCATTATCTCGGGAGAAGTGGATCAGAACAAGGATATTCTCTTCACGGTGAAAGACGGGACCCTGACCATGGAGGTCCAGGAACGGACCCCCATTCAGTAG